One genomic window of Pecten maximus chromosome 3, xPecMax1.1, whole genome shotgun sequence includes the following:
- the LOC117323252 gene encoding homeobox protein Nkx-2.2a-like, producing MDSHLQEMNGGAKSSSSFSVKDILDLPKGKSVLSTGGPTTVSSATLLSIPTVPEVPDLPSVTGYYDNDNPYTRWLQTNEHMHYTSLPHMNSPSDSNHSSDVSTTENHSTVHNDITAVKSELNSSEDCDKLSDNDGDDSPGSHNNDGQKKRKRRVLFSKAQTYELERRFRQQRYLSAPEREHLASIIRLTPVQVKIWFQNHRYKLKRSRQEKGLDLNPLPSPRRVAVPVLVRDGKPCQPGMNSIVKSQEPLPMQPNMNSPVNMNSSLSNMNMNPMGSLTMNNSMNSSLPTSMNSMNMSCSYNTMGSMNAMNLNMNMNMNMNNMNVLPSYSHPLMQPQTRWW from the exons ATGGACTCACATCTACAAGAAATGAACGGAGGGGCTAAATCAAGCAGTAGCTTTTCCGTGAAGGACATACTGGATCTACCTAAAGGGAAGTCCGTCCTCAGTACCGGGGGCCCTACTACAGTCAGCAGCGCCACCCTACTGTCCATCCCGACGGTGCCGGAAGTACCGGATCTCCCCTCGGTCACTGGATACTATGACAACGATAACCCATATACACGCTGGCTCCAAACAAATGAACACATGCATTATACTA GTTTACCTCACATGAATTCGCCCAGCGACTCGAATCACTCCAGCGATGTGTCCACGACAGAGAACCATTCTACTGTACATAATGACATTACAGCCGTGAAATCGGAATTAAACAGTTCTGAGGACTGCGACAAACTTAGTGACAATGATGGTGATGATTCGCCAGGTTCCCATAACAATGATGGCCAAAAGAAGAGGAAACGAAGGGTGCTATTTTCTAAGGCTCAGACTTATGAACTAGAAAGGAGATTTCGTCAACAGAGGTACCTGAGCGCACCAGAGCGGGAACATTTAGCTAGTATAATTAGGCTAACGCCAGTTCAGGTAAAAATATGGTTTCAGAATCACAGGTACAAGCTGAAGAGATCTCGACAAGAAAAAGGTTTAGATCTGAATCCATTACCGTCCCCGAGACGTGTGGCTGTTCCCGTGCTCGTGCGGGACGGCAAACCCTGCCAACCTGGAATGAACAGTATTGTTAAGTCCCAGGAACCCCTTCCAATGCAACCTAACATGAACTCTCCCGTGAACATGAACAGCAGTTTGAGTAACATGAACATGAACCCCATGGGCTCGTTAACGATGAACAATTCCATGAACTCAAGTTTACCCACATCGATGAACAGTATGAACATGAGCTGTTCATATAACACAATGGGATCTATGAACGCAATGAATTTGAACATGAATATGAATATGAACATGAACAACATGAACGTGTTACCGAGTTACAGTCACCCTCTAATGCAGCCTCAGACTCGGTGGTGGTAA